Proteins encoded by one window of Rutidosis leptorrhynchoides isolate AG116_Rl617_1_P2 chromosome 7, CSIRO_AGI_Rlap_v1, whole genome shotgun sequence:
- the LOC139859065 gene encoding uncharacterized protein: MAAMAGGGQTLVMKMMLDVYTRDEGGFVVMKIELSTSNEKVSVIYVWPGDGSANGYRFLCDFFSVDYINARLPDNIDTTLSYGHVRSCPPSLGAGSFRGVGGGSRVATPGKIRVGSWNVGTLTGKRIELVDIFLKCKVEIVCVQETRWKGQEAVDINNYRLWYSGSRTARNGVGILLGPTHKDHVVDVGRFSDRIMSVTFIINEETFTVISAYAPHVGLGEAEKKSFWELLDEVVTGCPADHRLIIGGDLNGHIGVEVEGYRGAHGGFGYGVRNEEGRSILEFAIANDLVVANSFFKKRDAQLATFHSGGHSTQIDFFLLRRGDLRNCKDCKVLLTWTCSSQHRLLVIELGTQGRVNRRTREVQQPRILWKNLNGEKAETFRANVVERMGAEMENAAFIDADQMWNNLASTIRGVAKESLGVAVGTSRAQNGCRESWWLNDEVQTKVALKQARFRELTSFRGGTLADRASIENSYKEAKREAKIAVTRAKDKAYEDLYKRLDSKEGANDIYRIAKARERRRRDLVNIKYIKDEAGQSIVKEDKIRKRWEEYFSSLFVGGRTRNGEPHGYDMAPQYQNNCFCTRINHGEVRVALRKMGRNKAVGPDQILIEAWRCLGDDGVKWLTNLFNTTFRSAKIPMEWRLSEVIPIYKNKGDAQTCSNYRGKKLLSHTMKLWERVIENRLRCETKVS, encoded by the exons AAAATCGAACTCTCAACCTCTAATGAAAAGGTATCGGTCATTTATGTTTGGCCCGGTGATGGAAGCGCTAATGGTTATCGTTTCTTATGCGATTTTTTTTCTGTTGACTATATAAACGCACG CCTACCGGATAATATAGACACCACACTTTCGTATGGTCACGTGAGGTCATGTCCTCCTAGTTTAGGGGCGGGTAGCTTTAGAGGGGTTGGAGGAGGGAGTAGAGTAGCAACCCCAGGTAAGATTAGAGTGGGAAGTTGGAACGTAGGAACTTTGACGGGCAAGAGGATTGAGCTTGTGGATATCTTTCTTAAGTGTAAGGTGGAAATAGTGTGCgttcaagagactagatggaagggaCAGGAGGCGGTGGACATTAATAACTACAGGTTGTGGTACTCGGGCTCTAGGACAGCTCGAAATGGAGTAGGAATCCTTTTAGGTCCAACACACAAGGATCATGTTGTTGATGTGGGTAGgtttagcgataggattatgtcggtaACATTTATAATTAATGAGGAGACGTTCACGGTCATTAGCGCTTACGCACCCCACGTAGGTTTAGGAGAAGCGGAGAAGAAGAGTTTTTGGGAATTGTTAGATGAGGTTGTAACGGGATGTCCAGCGGACCATCGTTTGATTATAGGGGGCGATCTTAATGGTCATATAGGAGTGGAGGTAGAGGGATATAGGGGAGCCCATGGGGGCTTTGGGTATGGGGTTAGAAATGAAGAAGGGCGCTCAATTCTCGAGTTCGCCATTGCCAATGATCTGGTTGTTGCAAACTCTTTCTTTAAGAAGAGGGATGCTCAGCTAGCCACCTTCCATAGTGGGGGTCATAGTACCCAAATTGACTTTTTCCTTCTTCGCAGGGGTGACCTTAGGAACTGTAAGGACTGTAAGGTCCTCCTAACCTGGACTTGTTCTTCCCAGCATAGACTGTTGGTCATTGAGTTAGGTACCCAGGGACGGGTAAACAGGAGGACGAGAGAGGTACAACAACCCAGAATCCTCTGGAAGAACTTAAATGGAGAGAAGGCGGAGACTTTTAGAGCTAATGTTGTTGAAAGAATGGGTGCTGAAATGGAAAATGCAGCCTTTATTGATGCAGATCAGATGTGGAACAACCTAGCGTCCACTATTAGAGGGGTGGCAAAAGAATCCTTGGGAGTGGCAGTTGGGACGTCGAGAGCCCAAAATGGTTGTAGAGAATCATGGTGGCTTAACGACGAGGTCCAAACTAAAGTCGCGCTTAAACAAGCGAGGTTTCGGGAGCTCACCTCCTTTAGAGGGGGTACACTAGCAGACAGAGCTAGCATAGAAAATAGCTATAAAGAAGCCAAGAGAGAAGCAAAGATCGCCGTTACACGTGCAAAAGATAAAGCTTACGAAGACTTATATAAGAGACTAGACTCTAAAGAAGGGGCAAACGACATCTAcaggatagccaaagctagggaACGTCGGCGAAGAGATCTAGTTAACATCAAATATATCAAGGATGAAGCAGGTCAAAGCATAGTGAAGGAAGACAAAATTAGGAAACGATGGGAAGAATATTTCTCATCCCTTTTCGTTGGGGGAAGGACTAGGAATGGAGAACCACATGGCTATGATATGGCCCCACAATACCAAAACAACTGTTTCTGCACGAGGATCAACCATGGGGAAGTTAGAGTGGCCCTACGcaagatggggagaaacaaagcagtaggaccgGACCAAATCCTCATAGAGGCGTGGCGGTGCTTAGGCGATGATGGGGTTAAGtggttgacaaaccttttcaacacgACGTTTAGAAGTGCAAAAATTCCAATGGAGTGGAGACTGAGCGAGgttattcccatttacaagaaCAAAGGGGATGCGCAGACGTGTAGTAACTATAGAGGTAAAAAGTTACTTAGCCATACCATGAAActatgggagagagtgattgagaatAGGCTTAGATGCGAGACAAAGGTGTCATAG
- the LOC139859066 gene encoding transcription factor PRE3-like, which translates to MSTRRSRSRNPTVSRISDDQINDLVSKLQQLLPEIRTRRSDKVSSSKVLQETCNYIRNLHREVDDLSERLSELLENSDSNQASIIRSLLMQELI; encoded by the exons ATGTCGACAAGAAGATCAAGATCAAGAAACCCAACGGTTTCAAGAATTAGTGACGATCAAATTAATGATCTTGTTTCCAAGTTGCAGCAGCTTCTTCCCGAAATCCGAACTCGCCGATCGGACAAG GTATCCTCATCAAAAGTGCTACAAGAGACATGCAACTACATCAGGAACTTGCATCGAGAGGTCGACGATTTAAGTGAAAGACTTTCGGAGTTGCTCGAGAATAGCGATTCGAATCAAGCTTCTATCATTAGGAGTTTGCTTATGCAAGAGTTAATATAA